The Pochonia chlamydosporia 170 chromosome 3, whole genome shotgun sequence genome contains the following window.
GACAGTGAGTCTTACACATTGCGATGTGCGCTCATCGAAGTCTGCGGCAACATGATTGGCTATCTCAGCAAACAAGACGAGCGAAGCGAGAACCATAAATCGCAACTCAATGCTTTCTTTGACGTGTTGGAGGAGAGGTTCTTGGACATCAATCCATACTGCCGCTGCAGAGCTCTCCAAGTCTACATGAAGCTTTGCGAACTGGACCAGAAGTTCCCGAAGAGGCGACAGAAGGCCGCTGAGCTCGCATGTCGCAGCCTAGAGGATAAGAGTAGCAACGTGCGCAGAAACGCCATCAAGCTTCTCGGAATCCTTATCAAGACCCATCCTTTCACTGTCATGCACGGCGCCCAGCTCTCTCGCAAGGAGTGGCAGGAACGTCATGACAAGGTGGAGGAAGAGCTTAATGCACTTAAACCACCTCCAGGTATGCCAGGATTTGGAGAGGAGAATGCCAACACCACTGTCGACAATGCGCTTCTAGATGAAGCTACGCAGATTGACTCGCCGCAAAAGCCCAAGGAAATGAccgaggaagagaagatggccgccatcaagaaggcgcaggaagaggcagccaCCGGCGAGGCAATCGAAAAACTGACCCTAACGCGGAGATACTACAACGAGGCTCTTCGCTTCATTGACGTCCTCCACGACGCTACTGGTATCGTGTGTCAACTACTCGGCGCCAGGAACAAGAGCGAAGTTATTGAAGCCATTGACTATTTTGAAATCGGAGATGCCTACAACATCGAGCAGAACAAGGTGGGTATTCGGCGcatgttgaggttgattTGGACAAAGGGCAACAGTGATGAAGGCAAGGGTGTACAGACGCATTTGATTGAGTGCTACCGAAGGCTCTTTTTTGAGGCTCCGGATTCCTTCAGCCCGAACGACGCGGCAAACTATGTGGCCCGTAACATGATTAGCTTGACATTCGGTGCCACCCCAGCAGAGCTCACATCATTGGAGCAACTGCTTGCCACGATGATGAAGGGTGGTATTATCCCAGAAATCGTCGTGACCAAACTGTGGCAAGTCTACGGTGTACAGAGGCGTGAGATCTCAAGAACACAGCGTCGTGGCGCCATCATTGTACTTGGAATGCTGGCTACGGCTAGTCCGGAaattgctgttgatgagattgagacCATGCTTCGTACCGGTCTGGGCTCACACGGACGAGCGGACTTGCAGCTAGCCAAGTACACCTGCATTGCCCTAAGAAGAATCAACCCAACAGGACGTCATGCCAAGGAGTCGACGACCAAGTTCAACAGGCTACCCAACGACCATGCGGTCCTCGGGCGCTTGGCGGCTATTGCTGAGGTTCAGTCGGAGAGCAAGGAGTGGTACGGTGTTGCCGAGCAAGCTATCAATGCCATTTATGCCATTTCCAAGCACCCTGATGTGCTCTGCTCTGAAATTATTCGACGCAAGACAAAGCATGTCTTTGCACAGTCTCGCCCAGGCTCAAGGCCAACGTCAAGAGACGAGACCAAAGGCATGCCTGACGTGACGATGAATCAAACAATGAACCAAACAATGCAGGTGGACAAGCCCAAGACGCGCGACAACGCTGTCAACTTGTCACAACTTTTGTTTATTGTTGGACACGTCGCCATCAAGCAGATTGTGCATCTCGAGCTCTGCGAACTCGATTTCAAGCGTAGaaagcaagaaaaagagaagCAGACGCCGGTCAAGGcggaaaaggaaaaggaagaagcagatgaaTTGGACCTCATTGGGGGTACTACTGAAGATGACTTTACAGAGGCCATGGCCCATATCAGAGAACGGGAACTTTTATACGGCCCAGAGTCTCTCTTGGCCGTCTTCGGGCCCCTGGTGTCCGAGATTtgcgccaacaacaccacgTATGCCGACAAGGGTCTCCAGGCGGCGGCAACGCTGTGCCTCGCAAAGCTGATGTGTGTCTCGTCTGAGTACTGCGAGACAAACCTACCActtctcatcaccatcatggaAAGGTCACCAGATGCCACTGTGCGTTCCAACGCAGTGATTGCACTGGGAGACATGGCAGTGTGCTTCAACCACCTGATTGACGAAAACACCGACTTCCTATACAGGCGCCTTGCAGATGACGACGCGTCGGTCAAGAGAACCTGCCTCATGACATTGACGTTCCTCATTTTGGCCGGtcaggtcaaggtcaagggcCAACTCGGAGAAATGGCCAAGTGCCTCGAGGACGAGGACCGCCGCATCGCCGACCTAGCCAGAATGTTCTTTACAGAACTCAGCACCAAGGACAATGCCGTGTACAACCACTTTGTCGACATGTTTAGCTTGCTCAGTGCCGGTGGCAGAATGGATGAAGAGAGCTTCAAGCGGATTATCCGGTTCCTGCTCGGCTTTGTGGAGAAGGTTCGTAAAGTTATAATAGTTATTGGGGAAGATTTGCTGTTGCTAACGTGTATGAACAGGACAAGCACGCGAAGCAGCTGGCGGAGAAGCTGGCAGCTAGATTACCGAGATGCGAGACAGAGAGACAGTGGAACGAC
Protein-coding sequences here:
- a CDS encoding condensin complex subunit 1 (similar to Coccidioides immitis RS XP_001248316.1): MATINFDINDALKHYMSDPTTIPTPEADSALFDCENDPESLTNPVINPVLNPIVDAVAHDPDAILRATNMDSLQFLLKYTSYLPTHALSKIFDLVMSGLSAECDYMYNDMDTPDEQDSVPHHKQLLEIYGFLLQWTIAAVETKAAEKSSTVPVARGRAKPKKGASKEETWDSATQLQAALEVMCKVLKQKLSKIFLTTSERDTFISLLTRPVYMILESEQRAKTTSIRMHCFKVLCIAVKHHGHGYAAQINVIQNLTYFEHLSEPMAEFLHILAETYDYPQLADEVLREISGKEFNSNDSRGPKSVSAFIAKLSELAPRLVIKQMTMLAKQLDSESYTLRCALIEVCGNMIGYLSKQDERSENHKSQLNAFFDVLEERFLDINPYCRCRALQVYMKLCELDQKFPKRRQKAAELACRSLEDKSSNVRRNAIKLLGILIKTHPFTVMHGAQLSRKEWQERHDKVEEELNALKPPPGMPGFGEENANTTVDNALLDEATQIDSPQKPKEMTEEEKMAAIKKAQEEAATGEAIEKLTLTRRYYNEALRFIDVLHDATGIVCQLLGARNKSEVIEAIDYFEIGDAYNIEQNKVGIRRMLRLIWTKGNSDEGKGVQTHLIECYRRLFFEAPDSFSPNDAANYVARNMISLTFGATPAELTSLEQLLATMMKGGIIPEIVVTKLWQVYGVQRREISRTQRRGAIIVLGMLATASPEIAVDEIETMLRTGLGSHGRADLQLAKYTCIALRRINPTGRHAKESTTKFNRLPNDHAVLGRLAAIAEVQSESKEWYGVAEQAINAIYAISKHPDVLCSEIIRRKTKHVFAQSRPGSRPTSRDETKGMPDVTMNQTMNQTMQVDKPKTRDNAVNLSQLLFIVGHVAIKQIVHLELCELDFKRRKQEKEKQTPVKAEKEKEEADELDLIGGTTEDDFTEAMAHIRERELLYGPESLLAVFGPLVSEICANNTTYADKGLQAAATLCLAKLMCVSSEYCETNLPLLITIMERSPDATVRSNAVIALGDMAVCFNHLIDENTDFLYRRLADDDASVKRTCLMTLTFLILAGQVKVKGQLGEMAKCLEDEDRRIADLARMFFTELSTKDNAVYNHFVDMFSLLSAGGRMDEESFKRIIRFLLGFVEKDKHAKQLAEKLAARLPRCETERQWNDVAFALGLLPHKNEEITKTVSEGFKLVQATA